The proteins below are encoded in one region of Eriocheir sinensis breed Jianghai 21 unplaced genomic scaffold, ASM2467909v1 Scaffold183, whole genome shotgun sequence:
- the LOC126990634 gene encoding titin-like isoform X1, producing the protein MNFFFVWTVFVVLVAGTQVESSGVPGLKVFPEVDSSCAAAVRAAIEEYRVLYEGQLKEPPKMTDPMMTSSGIAFNDTIKTIERKVFNNTDETGQETGKKTVVEKTTEIDVKPNGTVSKTSETTIDVDEDGKQLGEKSVTESETVKTESKRTEQRKEIVPSNITNEVVVKEKEELLPSQDSTKVTSVEEMNVTEKDDGLHEAERTEQRKEILPSNITNDVVVKEKEDLLPSQESTKVTSVEERNVTEKDDGLQKAERTEQRNEILPSNIRNEIVVKEKEELLPSQESTKVTSVEKKNITEKSDGKDVEKETVIKKEVEKNVCNSDIKEARNEKHLNETIDDLKHQVDDVKNKMKEEKAKAEETNTTPITQDGKVVEKTVPAVTPAKVVRKDVPSVGEGKDSVVTRAVKPVTLSVVAEKVPVVTNQTVAEKIPSTVTEGKVHVVKEEKVFEKVVPSVTEEKLPVVTKEKVVEQAAPSVTQEIVSVSKEQAELPLAAEEKKVIEMIIPSVTEGKVPVFLQQEVVEKVAPSTTEEKVPVVTQERVIEQNAPQERVIEQSVPQERVIEQNVPQERVIEQNAPQERVIEQNVPQERVIEQNVPQERVIEQNAPQERVIEQNVPQERVIEQNAPQERVIEQNAPQERVIERVAPQERDFEQNAPQERVTEQNVPQERVIERVAPQERAIEQAAPTATEGKVPVVIKKKGTEQAAPSVTEEIVTVSKEKEEVPVVTEEKVPAVRNETVIEKITPSVTEEKVVNQRKVVSYEDATENQENQVTGDEETDKTELKFIITIQERIVRERTVSIIPVMDKDANTRRNGKVAKKQLKRIMKKVARAVREELSKEHKAAG; encoded by the exons ATGAACTTCTTCTTTGTTTGGACGGTCTTCGTAGTGCTGGTGGCCGGGACTCAGGTGGAGAGCTCCGGGGTACCGGGGCTGAAGGTGTTCCCGGAGGTTGACTCCTCGTGTGCAGCAGCGGTGAGAGCCGCTATCGAAGAATACCGTGTTCTTTACGAGGGACAACTTAAAGAACCACCGAAGATGACTGATCCAATGATGACCAGCTCAGGAATAGCCTTTAACGACACCATTAAGACGATAGAAAGGAAAGTCTTTAATAATACCGATGAAACGGGGCAAGAAACCGGAAAAAAGACAGTTGTTGAGAAGACGACAGAAATTGACGTAAAACCCAACGGAACTGTATCAAAGACTTCGGAAACCACGATTGATGTAGATGAGGACGGTAAACAACTGGGTGAAAAATCTGTGACCGAGAGTGAAACAGTGAAAACCGAATCAaaacgaacagagcaaagaaaagagattgtgcccagcaatataacgaatgaagttgttgtgaaagagaaggaagaacttctaccttcacaggatagtacgaaagtgacatctgtggaggagatgaatgttacagagaaggatgatggacttcatgaggcagaacgaacagagcaaagaaaggagattctgcccagcaatataacgaatgatgttgttgtgaaagagaaagaagatcttctaccttcacaggaaagcacgaaagtgacatctgtggaggagaggaatgttacagagaaggatgatggacttcagaaggcagaacgaacagagcaaagaaatgagattctgcccagcaatataaggaatgaaattgttgtgaaagagaaagaagaacttctaccttcacaggaaagcacgaaagtgacatctgtggagaagaagaatattacagagaagagtgatggaaaagatgtcgagaaagaaactgtaattaaaaaagaagtcgaaaagaatgtgtgtaatagcgacatcaaagaggctcgtaacgaaaaacatcttaatgaaacaattgatgacttgaaacaccaagttgatgacgtgaaaaacaagatgaaggaagaaaaagcaaaggctgAAGAAACAAATACTACGCCTATCACTCAGGACGGTAAAGTCGTTGAAAAGACAGTCCCTGCTGTGACGCCGGCGAAGGTTGTTAGAAAGGATGTGCCCtcggtgggagaaggaaaagactccgTTGTGACTCGAGCTGTTAAACCCGTTACCCTTTCGGTGGTAGCAGAAAAggtccccgttgtgacaaatcagaccgttgctgaaaagattccctctacggtgacggaaggaaaagtccacgttgttaaagaagagaaagtttttgaaaaggttgtgccctcggtgacggaagaaaaactccccgttgtgacaaaggagaaggttgttgagcaggctgccccttcggtgacacaggagatcgtaagtgtctctaaggagcaagcagaacttcctctcgcggcagaggagaagaaggttattgaaatgattatcccctcggtgacagaaggaaaagttccgGTATTCCttcaacaggaggttgttgaaaaagttgccccttcgacgacagaagaaaaagttcctgttgtgacacaagaaagggttattgagcagaatgccccacaagaaagggttattgaacagtctgtcccacaagaaagggttattgaacagaatgtcccacaagaaagggttattgaacagaatgccccacaagaaagggttattgaacagaatgtcccacaagaaagggttattgaacagaatgtcccacaagaaagggttattgaacagaatgccccacaagaaagggttattgaacagaatgtcccacaagaaagggttattgaacagaatgccccacaagaaagggttattgaacagaat gccccacaagaaagggttattgaaagggttgccccacaagaaagggattttgaacagaatgccccacaagaaagggttactgaacagaatgttccacaagaaagggttattgaaagggttgccccacaagaaagggctattgaacaggctgcccctacggcgacagaaggaaaagttcctgttgtgataaaaaagaagggtactgaacaggctgccccttcggttacagaagagattgtcactgtttctaaagagaaagaagaagtccctgttgtaacagaggaaaaggttcccgctgtgagaaatgagacagttattgaaaagattactccttccgtaacagaagaaaaagttgtcaatcaacggaaggttgtttcttacgaagatgctacagaaaatcaggaaaatcaagTTACTGGAGATGAAGAAACGGACAAAACTGAATTGAAGTTTATCATCACCATACAAGAGAGAATAGTCCGTGAACGGACAGTCTCGATCATACCCGTGATGGACAAGGACGCCAacacaagaaggaatggaaaagtggcgaagaaacaactgaaaagaataatgaagaaggtgGCCCGCGCCGTACGGGAAGAATTAAGCAAGGAACACAAGGCAGCGGGGTAG
- the LOC126990634 gene encoding titin-like isoform X2: protein MNFFFVWTVFVVLVAGTQVESSGVPGLKVFPEVDSSCAAAVRAAIEEYRVLYEGQLKEPPKMTDPMMTSSGIAFNDTIKTIERKVFNNTDETGQETGKKTVVEKTTEIDVKPNGTVSKTSETTIDVDEDGKQLGEKSVTESETVKTESKRTEQRKEIVPSNITNEVVVKEKEELLPSQDSTKVTSVEEMNVTEKDDGLHEAERTEQRKEILPSNITNDVVVKEKEDLLPSQESTKVTSVEERNVTEKDDGLQKAERTEQRNEILPSNIRNEIVVKEKEELLPSQESTKVTSVEKKNITEKSDGKDVEKETVIKKEVEKNVCNSDIKEARNEKHLNETIDDLKHQVDDVKNKMKEEKAKAEETNTTPITQDGKVVEKTVPAVTPAKVVRKDVPSVGEGKDSVVTRAVKPVTLSVVAEKVPVVTNQTVAEKIPSTVTEGKVHVVKEEKVFEKVVPSVTEEKLPVVTKEKVVEQAAPSVTQEIVSVSKEQAELPLAAEEKKVIEMIIPSVTEGKVPVFLQQEVVEKVAPSTTEEKVPVVTQERVIEQNAPQERVIEQSVPQERVIEQNVPQERVIEQNAPQERVIEQNVPQERVIEQNVPQERVIEQNAPQERVIEQNAPQERVIERVAPQERDFEQNAPQERVTEQNVPQERVIERVAPQERAIEQAAPTATEGKVPVVIKKKGTEQAAPSVTEEIVTVSKEKEEVPVVTEEKVPAVRNETVIEKITPSVTEEKVVNQRKVVSYEDATENQENQVTGDEETDKTELKFIITIQERIVRERTVSIIPVMDKDANTRRNGKVAKKQLKRIMKKVARAVREELSKEHKAAG, encoded by the exons ATGAACTTCTTCTTTGTTTGGACGGTCTTCGTAGTGCTGGTGGCCGGGACTCAGGTGGAGAGCTCCGGGGTACCGGGGCTGAAGGTGTTCCCGGAGGTTGACTCCTCGTGTGCAGCAGCGGTGAGAGCCGCTATCGAAGAATACCGTGTTCTTTACGAGGGACAACTTAAAGAACCACCGAAGATGACTGATCCAATGATGACCAGCTCAGGAATAGCCTTTAACGACACCATTAAGACGATAGAAAGGAAAGTCTTTAATAATACCGATGAAACGGGGCAAGAAACCGGAAAAAAGACAGTTGTTGAGAAGACGACAGAAATTGACGTAAAACCCAACGGAACTGTATCAAAGACTTCGGAAACCACGATTGATGTAGATGAGGACGGTAAACAACTGGGTGAAAAATCTGTGACCGAGAGTGAAACAGTGAAAACCGAATCAaaacgaacagagcaaagaaaagagattgtgcccagcaatataacgaatgaagttgttgtgaaagagaaggaagaacttctaccttcacaggatagtacgaaagtgacatctgtggaggagatgaatgttacagagaaggatgatggacttcatgaggcagaacgaacagagcaaagaaaggagattctgcccagcaatataacgaatgatgttgttgtgaaagagaaagaagatcttctaccttcacaggaaagcacgaaagtgacatctgtggaggagaggaatgttacagagaaggatgatggacttcagaaggcagaacgaacagagcaaagaaatgagattctgcccagcaatataaggaatgaaattgttgtgaaagagaaagaagaacttctaccttcacaggaaagcacgaaagtgacatctgtggagaagaagaatattacagagaagagtgatggaaaagatgtcgagaaagaaactgtaattaaaaaagaagtcgaaaagaatgtgtgtaatagcgacatcaaagaggctcgtaacgaaaaacatcttaatgaaacaattgatgacttgaaacaccaagttgatgacgtgaaaaacaagatgaaggaagaaaaagcaaaggctgAAGAAACAAATACTACGCCTATCACTCAGGACGGTAAAGTCGTTGAAAAGACAGTCCCTGCTGTGACGCCGGCGAAGGTTGTTAGAAAGGATGTGCCCtcggtgggagaaggaaaagactccgTTGTGACTCGAGCTGTTAAACCCGTTACCCTTTCGGTGGTAGCAGAAAAggtccccgttgtgacaaatcagaccgttgctgaaaagattccctctacggtgacggaaggaaaagtccacgttgttaaagaagagaaagtttttgaaaaggttgtgccctcggtgacggaagaaaaactccccgttgtgacaaaggagaaggttgttgagcaggctgccccttcggtgacacaggagatcgtaagtgtctctaaggagcaagcagaacttcctctcgcggcagaggagaagaaggttattgaaatgattatcccctcggtgacagaaggaaaagttccgGTATTCCttcaacaggaggttgttgaaaaagttgccccttcgacgacagaagaaaaagttcctgttgtgacacaagaaagggttattgagcagaatgccccacaagaaagggttattgaacagtctgtcccacaagaaagggttattgaacagaatgtcccacaagaaagggttattgaacagaatgccccacaagaaagggttattgaacagaatgtcccacaagaaagggttattgaacagaatgtcccacaagaaagggttattgaacagaatgccccacaagaaagggttattgaacagaat gccccacaagaaagggttattgaaagggttgccccacaagaaagggattttgaacagaatgccccacaagaaagggttactgaacagaatgttccacaagaaagggttattgaaagggttgccccacaagaaagggctattgaacaggctgcccctacggcgacagaaggaaaagttcctgttgtgataaaaaagaagggtactgaacaggctgccccttcggttacagaagagattgtcactgtttctaaagagaaagaagaagtccctgttgtaacagaggaaaaggttcccgctgtgagaaatgagacagttattgaaaagattactccttccgtaacagaagaaaaagttgtcaatcaacggaaggttgtttcttacgaagatgctacagaaaatcaggaaaatcaagTTACTGGAGATGAAGAAACGGACAAAACTGAATTGAAGTTTATCATCACCATACAAGAGAGAATAGTCCGTGAACGGACAGTCTCGATCATACCCGTGATGGACAAGGACGCCAacacaagaaggaatggaaaagtggcgaagaaacaactgaaaagaataatgaagaaggtgGCCCGCGCCGTACGGGAAGAATTAAGCAAGGAACACAAGGCAGCGGGGTAG